The Mytilus galloprovincialis chromosome 4, xbMytGall1.hap1.1, whole genome shotgun sequence genome contains a region encoding:
- the LOC143073447 gene encoding long-chain fatty acid transport protein 2-like, producing the protein MPPTGKEAALLGVGGVVGVSLAAWRTLFPWIGYDLPILKLGRKYGKKTMTDALNGHFLVDLFEISAKNNPKKPFIIFQDRIFTYEFMNEQACRVANIVLQMGLKLGDTVAILVSNEPAFVWTFLGLQKIGVAVALLNTNNKHKPLLHSIEISEAKVLIVGQGSDLFQNVDDIKQELPIPVYLMGTGIGEAPVGYQSWDQLMLSAPHAEISRTMRSGMNLLTPCCYIYTSGTTGLPKPAIINQTKALGMSKFLYLGGLEHDDIVYTVTPLYHSAAILALFTTMDCGSTMLLRTKFSAHHYFEDCRRHNVTVIQYIGELCRYLLAVPEHPKDKVHKIKVAVGNGLRKDIWEKFRDRFNIPQIVEFFGASEGTAATFNVNGRVGACGRLSPLLSKLHPSGMAIIKYDRLKDAPYRDKNNRCLPVEFGEPGLFIAGIPEFYKDKFYKGPQEVNEKKVLRNVFKDGDSFFNFGDLMYMDKDYFIYFQDRVGDTFRWKGENVSTNEVANILTSMDFIHDANIYGVTVPGHDGRAGMAALHLNEREKLTKERLKQIYDHCSENLPSYARPLFLRLEEQTRVTVTFKQHKVDLVKEGYDPSIISDPLYYLSNDAKTYVPLDASSFGSVLKSRL; encoded by the exons ATGCCGCCAACAGGAAAAGAGGCAGCTTTGTTAGGAGTAGGAGGGGTAGTAGGGGTATCATTGGCGGCCTGGAGAACTCTGTTCCCATGGATTGGCTATGATTTACCGATATTGAAACTAGGAAGAAAATATGGAAAGAAAACAATGACAGATGCACTTAATGGACACTTTCTTGTTGATCTTTTTGAAATCTCTGCAAAAAATAATCCTAAAAAGCCATTTATAATATTTCAAGATAGAATTTTTACCTATGAGTTTATGAATGAACAAGCTTGTAGAGTAGCCAATATAGTCTTACAGATGGGATTGAAGCTAGGAGATACTGTTGCTATTCTTGTATCAAATGAACCTGCATTTGTTTGGACATTTCTGG GTTTGCAGAAAATTGGAGTTGCAGTTGCTTTGCTGaacacaaataacaaacataagCCACTACTACATTCTATAGAAATCAGTGAAGCTAAAGTACTGATTGTTGGTCAAG GAAGTGATCTGTTTCAAAATGTTGATGATATAAAACAGGAACTGCCGATTCCCGTCTACCTGATGGGAACAGGGATAGGAGAAGCACCAGTAGGGTACCAGTCATGGGACCAGTTGATGTTATCTGCTCCCCATGCAGAGATAAGCCGTACTATGAGATCAGGGATGAATCTATTAACTCCCTGCTGCTACATCTACACCTCAGGAACTACTG GTCTACCCAAGCCAGCaattataaaccaaacaaaagcTTTAGGAATGAGCAAATTTTTATACCTTGGTGGACTGGAACATGATGATATAGTGTATACTGTTACCCCTCTCTATCACAGTGCTGCTATACTGGCCTTGTTTACAACTATGGATTGTGGTAG TACAATGTTACTAAGGACAAAGTTTTCTGCACATCATTATTTTGAGGACTGCAGGAGACACAATGTCACAGTCATTCAGTATATTGGAGAACTTTGTAGATATTTGCTAGCTGTACCTGAG CATCCAAAAGATAAAGTCCATAAGATAAAGGTAGCTGTGGGTAATGGACTTAGGAAAGACATATGGGAGAAGTTTAGGGATAGATTTAATATACCCCAAATTGTAGAATTTTTTGGTGCATCAGAAGGGACAGCTGCCACATTCAATGTTAATGGTAGGGTTGGTGCTTGTGGAAGACTTTCTCCACTTCTT tcaAAACTACATCCCTCAGGAATGGCTATTATCAAATATGATCGTTTGAAGGATGCTCCATACAGGGATAAGAATAACAGATGTCTCCCTGTAGAATTTG gTGAACCAGGGTTGTTTATAGCAGGAATACCAGAATTTTAtaaagataaattttacaaaGGTCCTCAAGAAGTGAATGAGAAGAAAGTCCTGAGAAATGTGTTCAAAGATGGTGACTCATTCTTTAACTTTGGTGATTTGATGTACATGGACAAAGATTACTTTATTTACTTTCAAGACAGAGTGGGGGATACATTCAG ATGGAAAGGAGAGAACGTGTCAACCAATGAAGTAGCCAATATTTTAACTTCCATGGACTTCATTCATGATGCTAATATTTATGGTGTAACTGTTCCAG GTCATGATGGAAGAGCAGGAATGGCAgcattgcatttaaatgaaagaGAGAAGTTAACAAAAGAAAGACTGAAACAAATTTATGATCATTGTTCTGAAAATCTACCCAGTTATGCCAGACCACTGTTTCTAAGATTGGAGGAACAAACAAGAGTCACAGTGACCTTCAAACAACACAAGGTTGACCTTGTCAAGGAAGGTTATGACCCCAGTATCATATCTGATCCTCTGTATTATTTGTCAAATGATGCTAAGACTTATGTCCCATTAGATGCAAGCAGTTTTGGAAGTGTACTCAAATCAAGACTTTGA